The Dietzia sp. ANT_WB102 region CAAGGAGACACTTAATGCCTCGTGCCCGCTTTGCCGTCACCTTCGTCGCGGCTGTGGCCGCAGCAACCGCCTCGCTGGTCGCCGCACCGATCGCCTCGGCAACCGACCCCGCCACTCGGCTATCCCAGCCGGTCACTTATACAGCAGAAATGGGTGGGATCTACCAGATCACGCACCCAGAGCAGCCGTGGCCCGGCGTCGACGACTGGTCCTGCCAGCCCTCCCCCCAACACCCACGTCCGGTGATCCTCCTCCACGGAACGGGCGCCAACGGGGTCAACAACTGGGGCACGATAGCGCCGTCACTACTCAACGAGGGCTACTGCGTGTTCGCGCCCACCTACGGCGCCACCCCACTGTTCCCCGGAATCGGCGCGACCCAACGACTGACCGACCACGTCAACGAAATGACCACTTATCTTGACCGCGTTCTCGATGCGACAGGGGCCGAGAAAGCCGAAGTGGTGGGCCACTCCCTGGGCGTGACCGTGGGAATGCACCTGGCCAAAGTGACCAGCCCGGGCCGGATCGACGGCGTGGTCTCGATCGGCGGCTTCGCCGGTGGTGGATCCGCCGAGGGGCTCCCGGGACTCGCCTCTCTCGCCCCCGTGGTGGATTTCGAGGGTCTGGCGGCCCAAGTCTCTCGAGAGGTGCCCGACGGCCCGCTACCGATGCCGTTCCCGTCACTACTCGACGTCAACGAACACTCCCCAACAGGTCAAAAGCTGTTCGCCGGTGGCTCCCCCTTCCACCATGGCACCAGATACACCCTGATTGCCTCGATCTTCGACGGGCTCGTGCCGCCTGCCATGAGCTTCCCCAAAGGGAACTACCCGAACGTGACGACACACGTTCTTCAGGACACGTGTCGACAGAATGGCGCGGATCACGCTGCGTTGTACGCCGATCCCCAAACCG contains the following coding sequences:
- a CDS encoding alpha/beta fold hydrolase codes for the protein MPRARFAVTFVAAVAAATASLVAAPIASATDPATRLSQPVTYTAEMGGIYQITHPEQPWPGVDDWSCQPSPQHPRPVILLHGTGANGVNNWGTIAPSLLNEGYCVFAPTYGATPLFPGIGATQRLTDHVNEMTTYLDRVLDATGAEKAEVVGHSLGVTVGMHLAKVTSPGRIDGVVSIGGFAGGGSAEGLPGLASLAPVVDFEGLAAQVSREVPDGPLPMPFPSLLDVNEHSPTGQKLFAGGSPFHHGTRYTLIASIFDGLVPPAMSFPKGNYPNVTTHVLQDTCRQNGADHAALYADPQTVDLMLNALDPATTVAPRCWPTTPIIGALGAVPTRGAVASY